The DNA sequence CACTGAACGGTTGCTTCATGTTTAAGAAACTTGTTTATATTTTCTATCAGAGGCCTTTTCCTtagtatctttatcttttgtaacttaatGATTTCTTGGATCATGGTCTAAATCAGTTACTTTGAATTGCAGATCCTTAAATTCCAATAGCTTCACTGGGAGGATTCCACATTCTATTGGTAATCTATCCAACCTATATTGGTTAGATTTAGCTGACAATGAGCTTCAAGGACCTATACCAATTTCTAGTGGCAGTGTACCTGGTCTTGATAAGTTGCACCATGCCAAACATTTGTGAGTCAactcttttattttctgcaataaATGGCTTACTACTTTTATGTAGAAAAATCCATCTAATACATGTTACATGCAGTCATCTTGGGAAGAATAATCTCTCAGGCAATATTCCTCCTCAACTTTTTAGCTCGGAAATGGCTCTGATTCATCTGTAAGAattcttctaatatttttcatatagtgTCTGCCATTATAGTGACACTATTCCATTGTTTTGGTTTTCCAAGTAAAATTATGTACTTATCTACATGAAGACCTTTTTGGTCAGGCTTTTGGAAAGCAATAAACTCATAGGCAAGATTCCATCTACACTTGGATTGGCTAAGAACCTGGAGGTCTTGTGAGtgtcaattttttcttttgtttaaaaaaaaagattcaatGCCTTTTGCTTTTGTCATTAATGTGCTTCGCGGGTACAGGCGCTTGGATGGTAATTCTTTAAGTGGACCTGTGCCTTCAAACATCAACAATCTTACCAATGTTCAAGAGCTGTAAGCATACAAATCAAACATgctaacacttttttttttccttttttatactGTTTCTGAGAAAGTGAGCTTTGTTAGTTTTAAGTCTTAACTTTGAACTTTATGCCGGTCAGGTACTTGTCGAACAATAAACTTTCAGGCACCCTGCCCAGCCTTAGTGATATGAGTGCCCTCAACTACCTGTAATTTTGCATAACATACATCTTTTGTAATTGGATTTTTACTGTTGTTATCATTGAGATATATTTTTTACTTCATGACACCAATCCCAAGTAACTTCAATTCTGTTTTTGGAGGGATTTGAGCAACAACACTTTTGAGCCACTGGATTTCCCGTCGTGGATTTTGACTCTTACTTCTTTAACAACGTTGTATGTCTTTCCTTGTGCACTTCTTTGATCTCTCAGTACTGTATGTGTTTTTTCCTGCTATGAATCAGCTCTTGTTTTCATGGCAGAAATATGGAGAACACACAACTTCAAGGAGAGATTCCTGATTCTTTGTTTAGTTTAGTCAGTTTGCAGACTGTGTAAGCACACCTATCTTGACTAGTATAGTTTTCCATACAAGTAGTTACACACTAAAATATGATTGCAGGGTGTTAAAAGACAACAAAATAAATGGAACCTTGAATGTTGGCTCCACCTACAGCAAGCATCTGCAACTTATTGATCTTGAAAATAATGCAATTGACAATTTTGAGCAAAAACATGACCATTTAAGTGTCAGGATAATGTAAGCCAAAACTTTTGTATCTGCCATTGCATACTATTGTTTGAGATTCATTATTGCTGTATGCAGTAGTAGACCTAACTATGGGTTCACTTACCTGCAGACTTAAGGGTAACCCAGTTTGCTATGAAACTGTAGAGGGGATAGCTACTCCCTACTGCTCCGATAATCAGGCTAATCAACTGTCATATAGAACTCCATGGAATAACTGTCAGCCTAGTACCTGCAGTTTGGGACAGGTTGCTAGCCCCAACTGTGAATGTGCTTATCCATATACAGGAACTTTAACTTTCAGAGCACCTTCCTTTTCAGATCTTGGAAACAAGTCTTACTTCCAACAGCTTGAGAAGGGTCTAATGCAATCTTTTGAGTCTCATCATCTACCTGTTGATTCTGTTTTGTTGAGTCATCCAACTGAGGATCCAGATCACTATCTTGAATTGAGTTTACAAGTCTTCCCAGCAGGGCAGGATCGTTTCAATCGAACAGGGGTTTATACCATTGGTTTTCTGCTAAGTAACCAGACTTTTAAGCCTCCTAAAGTTTTTGGACCATTTTACTTTGATGCAGATAAATATGAACACTTTGGGAACTCAGGTAAGTCTGTTTCCTTCCAACATGGTTAACTTATTAGTAATATAGCGAATATAATTACCCAGAAAGCTCAGTCTCTTACTTTCTCTTGATGCACAAGGTACTATGGAGTCAAGCAAATCAGTTAACATTGGAATCATAGCTGGAGCAGCAGTTGGTGGTTGTGTGCTGGTAGTGTTATTAGTGGTAGCAGGTGTTTATGCTTTCTGCCAAAAGAAAAGAGCCGAAAGGGCAATTGGACAAAGCAATCCTTTTAGTAAGTTAGCATTGAGTTGCAGCATTGTGGTGGATCAAGCATCCATCTATGAATTTTCTTAcatatttaaatttaacaaaatgcAGGACGATGGGATACAGCTGAGAGTAAGGGTGACATGCCTCAGTTGAAAGAAGCACGTCGGTTTTCTTTCGATGAGCTTAAAAGATACACCAGAAATTTTTCTCAAGCCAATGATATTGGATCTGGGGGTTATGGGAaggtctttatttttatttcactttGAAAGATACAATGTCTACAACATAGTAAGTTCATATTTGTTCATGATAATGAAAATGTTGACACTACTTCACAGGTTTACAAGGGAACCCTCCCCAATGGACAATTGCTAGCAATAAAAAGAGCTCAAAGAGAGTCTAAGCAGGGAAGGCTTGAGTTCAAAGCTGAGATTGAGCTCCTATCAAGGGTCCACCACAAGAATCTTGTTACCCTTATAGGATTCtgctttgagcatgaagaacaaaTGCTGGTTTATGAGTTTGTTCCAAATGGAACATTAAAGGACACTCTCACAGGGAAATCAGGGATTAGATTGGATTGGGTTAGAAGGCTAAAAGTTGCACTTGGAGCTGCACAGGGTTTGACTTATCTTCATGAACTTGCTGATCCTCCCATCATACATAGGGATATCAAATCAAACAATGTTTTGCTGGATGAGTGCCTAAACGCCAAAGTTGGTGATTTTGGTCTCTCCAAGTCTATTGTTGATCCCGAAAAAGATCACGTTACCACTCAAGTTAAAGGAACAATGGTGGGTATATACTATCTTCTACTTGTACACTACCATGTTCACTTTATAAAAATGTTAGTACTTAACAGTAAGAAATGGTGTTGTGGCAGGGTTACATGGATCCAGAATACTATATGAGTCAACAACTGACAGAGAAGAGTGATGTATATAGCTTTGGAGTGCTGATGTTGGAGATTATATCTGCAAGAAGACCAATAGAAAGAGGGAAGTACATTGTGAAAGAGGTTAGAAATGCAATGGACAAGACAAAAGTGCTTTGTGGTCTGCATGAAATTATTGACCCCAGCATTGGTCTAGGGGCCTCTAGCAACATTGGGCTTGTTGGTCTGGACAAGTTTGTGGATTTGGCTATGAAATGTGTTTCAGATTCAGGTGTTGAGAGGCCAAAGATGAGTGAGGTTGTGAGAGAACTAGAGAATATATTGCATCATTCATTAGCAGCTGGTGGTTCAAATGATGAATCAGGTTCCATGATTTCTTCCAGTTATGAAGAAGTTAGCAGAGGTAGTTCTAGTTGCCATCCTTACAGCAGTGAGTCCTTTGATTTGAAAGCTGCACTTTCATATCCAAAAGTGGAACCCAAGTAACTAAGTCACTCTTCACTTCCAAGTCAACTTGTTTATCATCTAAGTGTATATAACATAATATAGCTGTTAGCTAATTATGATAGATATTATTGTTGTGTTATAAAAAGAAAACATATATTCATATTACAAGAGTGAGTAGGTTGCAGCTATGAAAAGGCCAACTTTACTACAGAAGAATAATCTAATCAGAGTAAGTACATAATTTCTAACTAATTCATTTATCATCATCAAGTTAGCTATACCTCAGGATAAGGGTTCAATATTCTCATATAAATCACCACATGCATTCAATTCTTGCCTTGTGGAGCTGCTTCCAATCCTTTCAACCTTACCCACTCTCCATTATACTGCTCATATCTTCATATAGGAAAAGGGCACCTTTAACATGTGCACTAATTATAGTCACATGCACATGTTTCTAAGATAGCATGTGAAATTTTCAACTTAGTTACGTCTTACTTAACTTGAACACAGATATGTACATCCATCAACTCCCTGATTCTCCACCTTTGCCATTTTCTTGTGTCCCATTCTTTCGTAAAACAAAAGATATGTAATATTATTAATGAAGTACAAGTTAGGATTAGGAGGCCGGGATTTGTAACAATAAAATCATATGTGAATGAACTTAATAAGTGCAAGCAACTATTGATAAACtatatagaaaattatatatagaCATATAGCTGTACAATATAATAATTATGAGTCACCCTAAAACAATAACTTGATCTTGTAATGATAAAGTTAAACCTAGCTTCTTGTTCGTAAAtggattttctttttgtttcatcAGAGGGAGAGGAAGAGGATTTGCTGGCATACATTATTGACTTCTTTAATTTTGTTCCATACTACTACAAAAAATACTTTGTGCACGccaaaattactttttttttgtggctgattttggtgtacgtGTAGCATTACTCTTATTGTAATTAATGAGAATGAATTGTGAAGCGTTGAAGCGTGACTATCAAGTATTAACTCCTagctattttaaattttgaagtagAAGCACTTCCTAAATATTAAGTAGCTGAAATGCATTATTATTCAGCCACAGTAGTTCCCACAGGAATTTGAAAAGCAAATAAAGGTGGAAATCAATTGGAGGCAGTCCCAGCAATAAAGTTTCTTTAAGTTCCTTCACGTTCTTCCTGCCTATCTTCTTCTCAAAAAGATGATCGAATAAACGACAAATAATAACGTCAACGGCGGCATCTAATTccaaattaaaacttaaaagtaagaTGCCGTTTTCTGTTACGTACTTAGTTCCTCCCACTACTTGTCCTTGCTTCAAACTTTAAACTAAATAACTGATACACACACACACTCATTAAATTGACAACATAAAGCAAAGGCTTATTGGTTatcactaataattaattaaacatttttttatatatattgcaGTTGCAGTGCCAAAATTGGCTCACTTgattatagtatatatatatatatatatatatatatatatatatatatatatatatatatatatatagttggtgTTACTCTCCCTGGCTCCGATCTGTTCCCTCCAAACTTTACAAATATATAGAAGTAGGAATTATTTTTGAGGTTCAATTGGAGGACAAGCTTGCTGGGCCAATTTTCTAAGGTTCTCAATAATCATGACCAGTTTTGTGTTAAACCGGTTGACAAAGCACTTGGGCAACCATCCAGCAGGATCCAGCTGATCATCAAATTAAACATGATTAGTTGGTCCATAATGAAAGAATAATTACGTAGATATATTATATATAGATATTATCTACCTGAACAACATAAGTAACGACACATGAATTATCTTCAAGCTTGTCAACGACCCATCCAGATTGTAGCAAGAGGGCTCTGATGGCATTACTTTGCTTGGGATGTAAGCCAGCAGCAATTTCTTTTGGCAGTGAAGCAACCGCCACCACCAAGGTCCCATCTTGCATGGTCTCACGCCGCTCGTACACTATGAATTCTCTATTCCTGAACAGAGGCTTCGAGTTTTCTCCAAACCTTAGCCGAATTATGCTCAGATTCTCTTCCAGATCTTTTATGTACCGAGCTTCCACCAGATCCGAGTCCCATTGCTGGCTTAATTAATAAttcatcataaaattaaaaaaaaaaaattaacccaaccaaaatgtattttaaaaatgaaaaataatcgATTTTAACTATGTGagatatacactaaaatcaattaCCAAAATCTAcacattaaaatacaaaatatatattaaatactaGTTAAACTATACACGTATTTATATCGACTAATTtactaactaatttttaatatgcCTACAGAGATAGAATGGTTGATGTAAATACAGTGTGTGAATGTTTTGTCGTGTTGTCTGTTTACAAATAAAGCCTACACAAGCTGAATTAGCTAACTAATGAGAAGCATGTGTAAGgagaaaaaaggaataaaaagtgGAAAACGAAAATAGTAAAAGACAAGGAAGCATGTATATTTGGTATGGATGTGAGGCAGAAATTAAAACGAAGAAGGGATAGGATTAAACAGTAGAGTAGATAAAGACAAAAGTTGTCTCGTGCTGTAAACTGTAATACCTTTGCAGCGTCAATGGCGTTGGCGACAGTGATGAATTGTTGGGGAGAGACAGAGGGAAGAACCCAGCGGCTGCGGAAAGTGTGGAGCGAGCCTGACCTCCGTTTGGAAATCTCTACACCGTTGTCGAGAGTCAGGAGCTTCCAACCACCATCATTATCGTAATTACTATTAATAATGTTAATATTGTTGTTCCCTTTGTTATTATTGTTTGTGTCTGAAGCAGCCAGAAGCTCCTGAATGCAGCTCTCACTCGCGAACTTCACATACCTTCTAAGTGACTCCTCGCTTATTGACCTGAccagaattcaattcaattagctcTATGAGAAACGAGGAGAGAGCCTTTAAGTTTAATATACATACTCACCAGGATCGACTGCACGGTGTGGGACTTGGACTGTTGCTCATCTCGATCTATAAACTAAGGATAGATGTATGTAtcaatatatataaagaaaagaagTAATTAAAGAGAAAGTGTGGAGCGGTGATTGCAGCACATGCAGTGCCAGAACAGAAGAACACTTACATGATTAGATCAATAACAATAACCCCTCTCTCTTCATTCTTTGTgtataaataaaagtaaatagaTAGATTCTTTCCTTCTCCAAAAGCAGCAccaacaagaatggaaaatatgaTGCACATGGACTGTTGGGGGAATTAAATTACAagattgataattaattaattaattaattaattaaaccgAACTGCGGAGATGGACTTGGAACTCTCAACTTTGGAACCTTATACATACATCACATTAGTGTAAAGGTGTAAcgtattctttcttttattggcGTGTGATGGTTCCTCTGCAATCAAAAAACCAAACCCTACCATACAACTTTCTGTAATGGAGGGAGGCCCCAGTCACGTGCCATGATAGAGCAGGCAGAGAGGAGGCGGTCCCAATTGGACTTgttatttgggaattgggattgtcCTTAGCATAACGTTAGGTATGCTTATGTATGTAAATGTAATACTTCCCATtcctatttctttctttatcaatTATCACTACTACACTTCTCTCTTCAATTCCACATGCCTCTTCGCTAGTGTGGACCGGGGGAGTAGTTAGTTCAATACCAAAATGCCCATCCACTTTGCACTTTTTTTATTCCTATATTTACCAATACACATTTAAGACAGTGGCTTTCTAAAAGACACCTACAAGTATAATGAAAGCAACAAAATATTATTACTCCCACAAACCTTAtcacaaattaaataaaacaaaacaataattGCTCTTCTGCCTCCGGAGACATTaagaataagataaataaaacaagTTCGCTGCATGAAGCCCTTAATTTGCTCTCCGCTTATTCTGGCACTTCGATATAAATCGTCAGACCATGAAATTTTGTGTACATTTCACAACCCCATATATATTGTAGTAAATTCAAAATGGTATGCAATCCCAATAATGTGTTCCAGCTTGCTTGATTATTTAAATAAATCTATAAAATCCACGTTGTCCTGTTTCCTACGTTGCATACAATGCCAGCTGATCCTACTCTAAATTgcatagaaatatttttgaaggcATTTATGATAAGGCACATATCATCGGACCGCTTTTCTCTAAACCAATGATTGCCCATATGTCCAACCAAAAAATGGGAAAGGGGAAGGGGGGAGATTTCGAATATTGAGCTCTTAAAACAATTATTCATACATAAAGGGACATGTCTGCGATAACTCTCCATAAAAAGGCCATACATATACAGACGCAAGGTAAAGAGACCATATAATGATTTTGCTCATCAATCATCACCATGCTTTAAagttcaaaaacaaaaatattgcgcGCTTCATAAAATTTAACGGTAAAGgttcaattttcatgaacaagaagACAAATTTCAGTGTGTTTAAGAACGTTTAAAGATTaaacatattttaatatttttatttttattcacgaAAGATGATCTTGATGtagtaaaaatatttatacattaattttttatttataaaaaatttgtcaATAGTTATAGATaataatttacttatttttgtaggtATAAAATTAGTTTTGTTCATTCACAAGTTTATTTGTCAAGTTTTTAAACTTTTATGATGTATATTATTCTGAGGTGTTATCTAAAACTAGATGAGATTTCTGGCCTGAATGTAAAGTTCAAACTCTTTTAGATAAAATTTTCAATTGATATATCAGAACGATAGTGTTTTCAACGTCCTTATTTAAATAATGATAAAAGTATTTGCAAATAACTTTAATGTCTAAGTTAGCAAAAATTTCAACAACTGCAAATGAGAATTGGATTAAAAAAAATACctgaatattaaaatatttataaatgatCATGAATGATTTATTTCTGTAAATAGTGGGGGAACATTTACCTTGCTCTCCAAGTTAGTCGGATACAAGCTATGGAAAGTGGAAACTGGTATCTTAGTCAATGTGAATTGTGTGATGCCACATGGATTGGACTTGACTACCATTGGGCCTAGTTGTTCAAAATGGCCCATATCCATTTGCTGACAAGTGATTTCTTGGACTGTGCTATATTTGTAAGCCCAGGTATGAACAGATATAaaccattttttttgtttgactaCACATATAAACCATTTAATACTTAAATAAATAACAACAAACACTTAAAAaggttaaaataaaaagtaaaagtatACCAAAAAAAAGTTTTGTGGTCAGGATCTAGAATCATTTTTAAAAGATGAGAATACGGCCCAATAGAAATTGAGGAAGGTTCagcccaaataaaataggatgaccAAAAAAAACCCAAATAAAAGGAGAATGCAAGCAAGCCCAAGTGAAAAAAGGGAAAGAGGATACGGTGCTGCAGTGGCTTACTTGTCCAATTACGAACCAACCAGTTGCCGGAGAGACTAGAGAGACTAGAGAGTTGGAGTAGAATCAGTGCTGATTGGACATTGGAGCTCCAAGGCTATGAAATGAAACTGAAAACACCTCCATCATCTTGTTCCTTAACAGCACTGTTTTCCAATCACACTCATAATCCACGGAATACCATCACAGTCGCCAAAAGCAAGAGGCACTCTCAGGTTCCTCCCTCGAACAcctttcatatctttttcttatgCATATTCGATTCAAATCAAGCTTCGTATCTGTTCGCTAGGGTTCTGATTCTGAACCAACTCCTCCCAGAATTACATCCAATGTCAAGCAAAACCTCCAATTCCTACGCTTATGGAAGGTAACCACTTACAGTTACCGCTTGTTATTCAAttctctctattttatttaataataatataatgctGCGAATGTAGGAGTTCCAAAAACGAAACTCCAGCAGTCCCAGACCATCTACCAGTTATCGCAAAAagaaggtggagaaggaggaaCTCGTTCAAGATTCCATCGACCTCTATCGTGATCCCACCACCTCCCTCTATGGGTGAACACTAATGCCCCTTTTCCAATCCTCCACTTCCATTTTTGTCAAATTTGCTTCTTTTGTGTGTGCAGCACAAACCAGGGTATAGACAGTGCAGTCCCTGTGTTGCTTGTTGATGGTTATAATGTGTGTGGCTACTGGATGAAGCTCAAGAAGCACTTCATGAAAGGAAGACTTGATATTGCTCGACAAAAGCTTATTGATGAGCTTGTAACCTTTAGTATGCTACGAGGTGTTGTTACTGCTTCATTCCCACTTGTCTTTCTTCATCTCTCTCACATTTTCATTATTTGTTGACTTGTACACTACAGAGGTCAAAGTGGTTGCCGTATTTGATGCCATGATGTCTGGATTCCCTACTCACAAGGAAAACTTTGCTGGGTACTCTTTTTCTCACAGCTAGTTTAGTTGTTACCTTATGAACATTTAATGAGCCTATTAAAACAATGGTTCCAATGAATGGAATCTTTAGGGAGGGGAGGTAATGATGTTGTTTTCAATTGACATATTTTTTCAATATCTTATTTGAATTCTTATAGTGATTCTAAGTTCTGATCTTGTACTTTGGCCGTTTTCCAGTGTTGATGTCATTTTCTCGGCCGAATCAAGTGCTGATACAtggattgaaaaagaggttagataTAACTTCAGATGGACACAGTTTTAAGTGGACTTTTACTTTGATCATGGCTTCATAGAGATTTACCATCATTTGTCAAAGGATTTTGGAATATACATTTATTATCACTTTGAAATATTACATCAATGATTATTGGAATGAATTTCCACATGGTCCAATTAATAGAACTTTAACGACAATATCCTTTGATTGTTTAGGTTTCAGCTTTGAAAGAGGATGGATGCCCCAAAGTCTGGGTTGTCACTTCTGACCGCTGTCAACAAGAAGCAGCACATGGAGCAGTATGCATTCTTCgcttttatttttcagttattattgTTGCCCTCTCCTTAATATCAACCAGGGAAACTACTTAATTTCTTCAGAAATAGAAATAATTCTCTTATCTTTACAttatttccttttcctttttttaaatgCTGATGCATACATCACCAAAGTATCATGAAATGGTGTCTTTCTTATgctatttatttatatttcataTACTTTTCAGGGAGCCTTTGTTTGGAGTTGCAAGGCATTGGTTACTGAGGTAAAACACTAACTTGAGGCAGGATATTGATGACGACATTCAATACTGAGTAATACTCTCTCTTATTTTGTATAATCTAAATTTACAAGGGAAGATGGTTAAAAGCTCTTCAGAGTTTGTTTTAAATTGTGTTTTGGTGTTAAAACTCAGGATCTTCAATGCtagctttttcttttgtttaactTTTGCTCTTGAAAGGAGGATCTATTATCCTCCCCCTCTTCTTGTGTTACTCTCGTCCTTGTCTTAAAGATATCCCCCCCAAAAAAAGAGTATCAAACCTTTGTTTGCATAAGGAAAATGGACGTGCAAGTAAAGATGTTcattaataacattttttattagcTTTACAACCCGTTGGATGATTTTGTCTTCTTTAATGATATCTTACTCGATCTTGTTTATTAACTGCACGAATAAAGATCAAGGCATCAAATAAGGAGGTTGAAAGGATGCTTCAAGAGCAAAGGTGTGCCCTGTCTGCAATAAGATTGGAAAAATATTTTCTATCTTAAAAATATGCTTTGGTAATGTCTTTTGTTATATTTTGCAGTATGGATTATGTGTTGCATATGAAAACTAATGAACTAAAAAACtatttatagttatttttatcgTTTGTTAGACATCAATCCTTCATGGACATCTACATCTAGGTTTGTGTGTCCTTAAGATCCATACAACATTACACACACAAATCAACTTGTTTATCCTTCACCTaaagaaggaaattaaaaaaaatgtatataaaaaCATGTTTATTGTGTAACTTAAGTTGGTGTCGTGAATATGACCACTTTCTATGATAGTAACAGTTTTTTATGATTGGTTTTATTTATTGATACTATTTGCAGATCCACTTCTTTTCAAGGTAGATTATTGAAGCATAATCTTGATTCAGAAGTTGTGGATGCTCTTAAGAACCTGAGGCAAAAACTATCTGAAAATGAGTTGAAGTAGACTGCAGGTTAAAATTCTAGTCAAAGACCCACGGTTTTAGTTTTATATCTGTATTCAACTATCTCCAAAATATGTTTTAATGGGCTAACAGACGCTAGATGTTTTCCATTTTTTAGGCATATGGGGATGCACTTATTATATAACATTAATACTGGAGGCCTTCACATTTTTGTTGAGAATTTTCTTTTGGCACAACGACGACTAGGTATCAATAGAATCGAGATGCCAGATTCACTGTCTCACCGGTACATGTAACATCAAGACAACATTCTTATGAACCATGTTAAAAATGTACCAATAACAACATATGTACAGATACATTTTAGATAGGCTTtttcttagaaaaaaaattgcaaaatcaaATATGTATTATTGATACTTCCCTTTTGCTACCGAATTTAGTTTGTAATTATTTCCCGAAGTGCTTAATCAGACCAAAAGCTTGTCATGATCCCAAATTCACCGCATTTACTATTTTAGTCTCCCAAATTCAAAGCTTTTTAAATTGGTCCCAAAGTGTTAATGTTATATCTGGATCGCTTTTCGATATTGATTCAGTGAACGAAGTGTATTGATTCAGTGAACGAAGTGTTGAGTTAGTTTTGACTTGACATGGTAGATTTCGAAATTGGAGATGGCTTCATAGTAATCTCTGCATCATAAGTGATGTTTTGAAAGTGATGTTGGCAACTTAATTTTATCGTTTTTTTTTCTCGCTTTCACAGTGCGTTGTTGCAATCACTAAGGTGGAATGCAGCTAGTGATAACAGTTGAGGATGGATAACTGATATGTTGGGAAAGATCACTGTGAACACCATGTTATCCCATTTTTTAACTTAAAAACCAAAGTTGTGTTCTCTTCATAGCGGTCTCACAATTATGGTACGAGATATATATCTGATATTTCAATTTTGTCATGATGGCACCATAGGCATAGAAAACCATTTTGCCCCAAAATTTATTCTTTCTTACATTGAATGGATACAAATGAATCTCTTTATTATTGAATTAATCTGAAGACAATTTTAcatacaaaatacaaataaaatattttcctaAAACATTTACAACATTTGAAAAATCAATCAGTCACTCTAATAAGGAGGACTCCAGGCCCTTGCTTTGTTTTCTCGGTTGGGTCAATAATTCAGGACTCAAAGGTCACGTTCAAGCCCAAAAAGTAACGTGGAACCCAAATACAAACACCATGTCAacgtccaaaaataaaatagactctaatttaatttcttatGATATCAATGGAAGCAAAAAATTAACCAAGCACTCTTAAGTTTTACTTACTGCTCGGTGGATTCATGTCATTTTACATTGACAAGACTTTCAATTCTCTAACTTGTATGGTGTCACAAGACAATtggtttttgtttaatttattttacattttgatgatgtaaaatataatacaaaatgaTTACAAGGCATGTCA is a window from the Arachis hypogaea cultivar Tifrunner chromosome 1, arahy.Tifrunner.gnm2.J5K5, whole genome shotgun sequence genome containing:
- the LOC112706717 gene encoding leucine-rich repeat receptor protein kinase HPCA1, translated to MRERTLVLLLLVFNSLLVAKGETADEDLVTLKSLMDTLKKTPPNWEGSDPCDVWDGIKCENSRVTSITLSSMGLEGELSGDIGSLSELETLDLSYNKDLTGPLPRAIGELRKLSTLILVGCSFNGPIPDEIGFLQELRFISLNSNSFTGRIPHSIGNLSNLYWLDLADNELQGPIPISSGSVPGLDKLHHAKHFHLGKNNLSGNIPPQLFSSEMALIHLLLESNKLIGKIPSTLGLAKNLEVLRLDGNSLSGPVPSNINNLTNVQELYLSNNKLSGTLPSLSDMSALNYLDLSNNTFEPLDFPSWILTLTSLTTLNMENTQLQGEIPDSLFSLVSLQTVVLKDNKINGTLNVGSTYSKHLQLIDLENNAIDNFEQKHDHLSVRIILKGNPVCYETVEGIATPYCSDNQANQLSYRTPWNNCQPSTCSLGQVASPNCECAYPYTGTLTFRAPSFSDLGNKSYFQQLEKGLMQSFESHHLPVDSVLLSHPTEDPDHYLELSLQVFPAGQDRFNRTGVYTIGFLLSNQTFKPPKVFGPFYFDADKYEHFGNSGTMESSKSVNIGIIAGAAVGGCVLVVLLVVAGVYAFCQKKRAERAIGQSNPFRRWDTAESKGDMPQLKEARRFSFDELKRYTRNFSQANDIGSGGYGKVYKGTLPNGQLLAIKRAQRESKQGRLEFKAEIELLSRVHHKNLVTLIGFCFEHEEQMLVYEFVPNGTLKDTLTGKSGIRLDWVRRLKVALGAAQGLTYLHELADPPIIHRDIKSNNVLLDECLNAKVGDFGLSKSIVDPEKDHVTTQVKGTMGYMDPEYYMSQQLTEKSDVYSFGVLMLEIISARRPIERGKYIVKEVRNAMDKTKVLCGLHEIIDPSIGLGASSNIGLVGLDKFVDLAMKCVSDSGVERPKMSEVVRELENILHHSLAAGGSNDESGSMISSSYEEVSRGSSSCHPYSSESFDLKAALSYPKVEPK
- the LOC112706737 gene encoding uncharacterized protein, with protein sequence MSNSPSPTPCSRSWSISEESLRRYVKFASESCIQELLAASDTNNNNKGNNNINIINSNYDNDGGWKLLTLDNGVEISKRRSGSLHTFRSRWVLPSVSPQQFITVANAIDAAKQWDSDLVEARYIKDLEENLSIIRLRFGENSKPLFRNREFIVYERRETMQDGTLVVAVASLPKEIAAGLHPKQSNAIRALLLQSGWVVDKLEDNSCVVTYVVQLDPAGWLPKCFVNRFNTKLVMIIENLRKLAQQACPPIEPQK
- the LOC112706763 gene encoding uncharacterized protein, whose product is MKLKTPPSSCSLTALFSNHTHNPRNTITVAKSKRHSQGSDSEPTPPRITSNVKQNLQFLRLWKEFQKRNSSSPRPSTSYRKKKVEKEELVQDSIDLYRDPTTSLYGTNQGIDSAVPVLLVDGYNVCGYWMKLKKHFMKGRLDIARQKLIDELVTFSMLREVKVVAVFDAMMSGFPTHKENFAGVDVIFSAESSADTWIEKEVSALKEDGCPKVWVVTSDRCQQEAAHGAGAFVWSCKALVTEIKASNKEVERMLQEQRSTSFQGRLLKHNLDSEVVDALKNLRQKLSENELK